One window of the Nicotiana tabacum cultivar K326 chromosome 4, ASM71507v2, whole genome shotgun sequence genome contains the following:
- the LOC107770525 gene encoding cyclic dof factor 1, protein MREVKDPEIKLFGKKIALPENGKILSVIVSGEDSGVEKPSGAKEISSGWDRDPCLVDKEASSPDESDDGSEYENEKADKDQVTGELTEDTSEEKDQDQVMKESENPKSPSESENKPKTPPIDDESLTVKASKTENDATDSQQKTLKKPDKILPCPRCNSMDTKFCYYNNYNVNQPRHFCKSCQRYWTAGGTMRNVPVGAGRRKNKNSASHCHHIMISEALQAARIDPPNGFHHPMLKPNGTVLSFGPDSPLCESMASVMNLAEKKTPNGIRNGYYKPEHKNPSYIGGENGDDCSSGSSVSTNSMAEGIKNRPPEAVMQTINGFPSPVPCLPGVPWPFPYAAVPFPAMNPAAFPMPFCPPPYWNCNVPGPWSIPWLAPPPTTANQNGSGSSPNSPLGKHSRDGDLLRPNNPEGQKNSEGSVLVPKTLRIDDPDEAAKSSIWSTLGISYDSVSRGGLFKGFQPKSSEKDHPATTSPVLQANPVAFSRSLSFQERA, encoded by the exons ATGAGGGAAGTGAAGGACCCAGAGATCAAGCTATTTGGCAAGAAGATTGCCCTGCCTGAAAACGGCAAGATATTATCGGTCATCGTCTCCGGCGAAGATTCCGGCGTCGAAAAGCCTTCAGGTGCTAAAGAAATTAGTAGTGGGTGGGATCGTGATCCATGTTTAGTAGATAAGGAAGCAAGCAGTCCAGATGAATCAGACGATGGAAGTGAATACGAAAATGAAAAGGCTGATAAG GATCAAGTAACTGGAGAGCTCACTGAAGACACGTCAGAAGAGAAAGATCAAGATCAAGTGATGAAAGAATCAGAAAATCCCAAGTCTCCATCAGAATCAGAAAACAAGCCTAAAACTCCTCCTATTGATGATGAATCTCTCACTGTAAAAGCTTCCAAGACTGAGAATGATGCAACAGATTCCCAGCAGAAAACTCTGAAAAAGCCAGACAAAATTCTCCCTTGCCCCCGTTGCAATAGTATGGATACGAAATTCTGTTACTACAACAATTACAATGTCAATCAGCCTCGCCATTTTTGCAAGAGCTGCCAGAGATATTGGACTGCTGGGGGTACCATGAGGAATGTGCCTGTGGGAGCTGGTCGTCGCAAGAATAAGAACTCTGCATCGCATTGTCATCACATCATGATCTCTGAAGCCCTTCAAGCTGCAAGAATTGATCCTCCGAATGGATTTCATCATCCAATGTTAAAACCCAATGGCACTGTCCTATCTTTCGGTCCTGACTCGCCACTGTGTGAGTCTATGGCATCTGTTATGAATCTTGCTGAGAAGAAGACACCAAATGGGATCCGAAATGGTTATTACAAACCAGAACACAAGAATCCATCTTACATAGGCGGAGAAAATGGGGATGACTGCTCTAGCGGGTCTTCAGTCTCCACAAATTCAATGGCGGAAGGAATTAAAAATCGGCCTCCTGAGGCAGTTATGCAAACTATAAATGGCTTCCCATCTCCAGTGCCTTGCCTCCCAGGAGTACCTTGGCCTTTCCCATATGCTGCTGTTCCTTTCCCAGCCATGAACCCTGCGGCGTTTCCTATGCCATTCTGCCCTCCACCTTATTGGAATTGCAATGTGCCTGGTCCATGGAGTATTCCTTGGTTGGCTCCACCACCCACTACAGCAAACCAAAACGGATCAGGCTCTTCTCCTAATTCTCCTTTAGGGAAGCATTCAAGGGACGGTGACTTGCTTAGGCCAAACAATCCTGAGGGTCAAAAGAACTCAGAGGGGTCTGTTTTAGTCCCAAAAACATTACGGATTGATGATCCTGATGAAGCTGCAAAGAGTTCTATATGGTCAACATTGGGGATCAGCTACGACTCTGTTAGTAGGGGAGGGCTTTTCAAGGGCTTTCAACCGAAAAGCAGTGAGAAGGATCACCCTGCCACTACGTCTCCGGTGTTGCAGGCTAATCCTGTTGCCTTCTCTCGGTCCCTCAGTTTCCAGGAGAGAGCCTAA